In Salinarimonas sp., a genomic segment contains:
- a CDS encoding EAL domain-containing protein encodes MTSSSGTESARLAALRALAIVGTAPEPHFDALCRSAARLFRTPIALVSLMEADRQWFKARCGLDVDGTARDVAFCRFTILGDEPFVIEDAWADARFRDNPLVTGAPHIRFYAGVPLVLEPDVRVGSLCVIDTVPRPFDETDRAALRDLGAAVVAQLRLHQAHLRQSQDAALHAAQQAALAESEARYRTLAEALPHKVWVSRSDGTALYVNERMRAYHGEEAATLDARLALHHPRDLARLTHARREGIAAGKAFEATARLRRHDGAYRWHTLTMSPIRYGAGGAVAEWLGTSLDIDDLVRDKERLVEATQLLHLAQEAAEAGSFEWRVADKEARLSRDSRRLLGLPQDGPDPVSEDVFSRRVDPRDIDAIWSAGRRSVETGAPYRVEFRIPLDDGSTRWIMAVGRPVRDAESGAPRILGLNIDITERKLAEEALERSQALLRESEERLAFALEATNDGLWDWSVETGTVWFSERWATMLGYEADEIAPHVSSWERLVHPDDMPAVEAALTANFEGRVPIYECEHRVRHKDGTWRWILDRGKVVARADDGRPLRMVGTHTDITARKEAERRAERMARHDSLTDLANRACFRERLDDALARARDTGESVALLCLDLDRFKTVNDTLGHPVGDALLRAVAGRLAGQIRGGDLIARLGGDEFAVLQIGAAQPEAARSLAQRLVDALSTPVSVAGRDLSVGLSVGVALSPQDGVDADALFKNADLALYRAKGEGRSTFRFFEAQMDAAERSRQELEIDLRQAIAREELDLHFQPSLDVTTGAITGFEALARWTHPEHGPIPPDRFIPLAEDTKLISPLGDWVLRRACAVAATWPAPTRVAVNVSAVQFDRDDLPAIVADALARSGLSADRLELEITETVLMRESEAVVETLHRLRQLGVRIALDDFGTGYSSLSYLRRFGFDRIKIDRSFIREMDHPDTAAIVRAMVGLGARLGIAITAEGIETKAQLACVKAEGCSEAQGWLIGRPAPAEAARALLEARRRAA; translated from the coding sequence ATGACTTCCTCGTCGGGCACCGAGAGCGCACGTCTCGCCGCATTGCGCGCCTTGGCGATCGTCGGCACCGCTCCGGAGCCGCATTTCGACGCGCTGTGCCGCTCGGCCGCGCGCCTGTTCCGGACGCCGATCGCGCTGGTCTCGCTGATGGAGGCGGATCGCCAATGGTTCAAGGCGCGCTGCGGGCTCGACGTCGACGGCACGGCGCGCGACGTCGCCTTCTGCCGCTTCACCATCCTGGGCGACGAGCCGTTCGTGATCGAGGACGCGTGGGCGGACGCGCGCTTTCGCGACAACCCGCTGGTGACGGGCGCGCCCCACATCCGCTTCTACGCCGGCGTGCCGCTCGTTCTCGAGCCCGATGTCAGGGTCGGCAGCCTGTGCGTCATCGACACGGTCCCGCGGCCCTTCGACGAGACGGATCGCGCCGCCCTGCGTGATCTCGGCGCGGCCGTCGTCGCGCAATTGCGCCTGCATCAAGCGCATCTGCGCCAGTCCCAGGACGCCGCGCTGCACGCCGCGCAACAGGCGGCGCTCGCCGAGAGCGAGGCCCGTTACCGCACACTCGCCGAGGCGCTGCCGCACAAGGTGTGGGTCTCGCGCAGCGACGGGACGGCGCTCTACGTCAACGAGCGCATGCGCGCCTATCACGGCGAGGAGGCGGCGACGCTCGACGCGCGGCTCGCCCTGCATCATCCGCGCGACCTCGCGCGCCTGACGCATGCGCGTCGCGAAGGGATCGCCGCCGGGAAGGCGTTCGAGGCGACCGCGCGGCTGCGCCGCCACGACGGCGCCTATCGCTGGCACACGCTGACCATGAGCCCGATCCGCTACGGCGCGGGCGGGGCGGTCGCCGAATGGCTGGGGACGTCGCTCGACATCGACGACCTCGTCAGGGACAAGGAGCGGCTCGTCGAGGCGACGCAGCTCCTGCACCTGGCGCAGGAAGCGGCGGAGGCGGGATCCTTCGAGTGGCGCGTCGCCGACAAGGAGGCGCGGCTCTCGCGCGACAGCCGGCGTCTGCTCGGCCTGCCGCAGGACGGCCCCGATCCGGTTTCCGAAGACGTGTTCTCGCGGCGGGTGGATCCGCGCGATATCGACGCGATCTGGTCGGCGGGGCGGCGATCGGTCGAGACCGGGGCGCCCTATCGCGTGGAGTTCCGCATACCGCTCGACGACGGCTCGACGCGCTGGATCATGGCGGTAGGGCGGCCCGTGCGCGACGCGGAGAGCGGGGCGCCGCGCATCCTCGGCCTCAACATCGACATCACCGAGCGCAAGCTCGCCGAGGAGGCGCTCGAGCGCTCGCAGGCGCTGCTTCGCGAGAGCGAGGAGCGCCTCGCCTTCGCGCTCGAGGCGACGAACGACGGCCTCTGGGACTGGAGCGTCGAGACCGGAACGGTCTGGTTCTCCGAGCGCTGGGCCACCATGCTCGGCTACGAGGCGGACGAGATCGCGCCGCACGTCTCGTCCTGGGAGCGTCTCGTCCATCCCGACGACATGCCGGCCGTCGAGGCCGCCCTCACGGCTAATTTCGAGGGGCGGGTCCCGATCTACGAATGCGAGCATCGCGTGCGCCACAAGGACGGGACCTGGCGCTGGATTCTCGACCGCGGCAAGGTCGTCGCGCGGGCCGACGACGGGCGGCCGCTGCGGATGGTGGGCACGCATACCGACATCACCGCGCGCAAGGAGGCCGAGCGCCGGGCCGAGCGCATGGCCCGTCACGACAGCCTCACCGACCTCGCCAACCGCGCCTGCTTCCGCGAGCGTCTGGACGACGCCCTCGCCCGCGCGCGAGACACCGGCGAGAGCGTGGCGCTGCTGTGCCTGGACCTCGACCGCTTCAAGACCGTCAACGACACGCTGGGCCACCCCGTGGGCGACGCGCTCCTGCGCGCCGTGGCCGGGCGGCTCGCCGGCCAGATCCGCGGCGGCGACCTGATCGCGCGCCTGGGCGGCGACGAGTTCGCGGTGCTCCAGATCGGCGCGGCGCAGCCGGAGGCTGCCCGCAGCCTCGCGCAGCGCCTCGTCGACGCGCTGTCGACGCCCGTTTCGGTCGCGGGCCGCGACCTCTCGGTGGGCCTTAGCGTCGGCGTCGCGCTCTCGCCGCAGGACGGGGTCGATGCGGACGCCTTGTTCAAGAACGCGGATCTCGCGCTCTACCGGGCGAAGGGGGAGGGGCGCTCGACCTTCCGCTTCTTCGAGGCGCAGATGGACGCCGCCGAGCGCTCGCGCCAGGAGCTCGAGATCGACCTGCGCCAGGCGATCGCGCGCGAGGAGCTCGACCTGCACTTCCAGCCGTCGCTCGACGTGACGACGGGCGCCATCACCGGCTTCGAGGCGCTCGCGCGCTGGACGCATCCCGAGCACGGGCCGATCCCGCCCGACCGCTTCATCCCGCTCGCCGAGGACACGAAGCTGATCTCGCCGCTGGGCGACTGGGTGCTGCGCCGCGCTTGCGCCGTCGCCGCGACCTGGCCGGCGCCGACGCGGGTCGCGGTGAACGTCTCCGCCGTGCAGTTCGACCGCGACGACCTGCCGGCCATCGTCGCCGACGCGCTCGCGCGCTCGGGCCTCTCCGCCGATCGGCTCGAGCTCGAGATCACCGAGACGGTGCTGATGCGCGAGAGCGAGGCCGTGGTCGAGACGCTCCACCGGCTGCGCCAGCTCGGCGTGCGCATCGCCCTCGACGATTTCGGCACGGGCTATTCGTCGCTCTCGTACCTGCGCCGCTTCGGCTTCGACCGCATCAAGATCGACCGTTCGTTCATCCGCGAGATGGACCATCCGGACACGGCGGCGATCGTGCGGGCCATGGTCGGGCTCGGCGCGCGGCTCGGCATCGCGATCACAGCGGAGGGGATCGAGACAAAGGCGCAGCTCGCCTGCGTCAAGGCCGAGGGATGCTCGGAGGCGCAGGGCTGGTTGATCGGCCGCCCCGCCCCCGCGGAGGCCGCCCGGGCGCTGCTGGAGGCGCGTCGCCGGGCGGCGTGA
- a CDS encoding AMP nucleosidase, with the protein MPEPKPQISATPEEAVERLSALYDAAADRLREAVARFVHGGEPPTAEERAAFRYPRLRMRHSGDGAPPRTERAYAKLQVTGLYETTLTHPAHFSAYLLEQLRPLVSDYGVTLEVDLSDQEIPYPYVLERGDELSHGVVTASDLAQHFPTPALAEVGDEVADGLWDIDDGTPRPLALFDAVRVDYSLRRLVHYTGADWRAVQPWILLTNYHRYVDQFVQWSLAELAREGSPYTRLTLPGGIVVERDAAASESAEALMARSPWHRFQMPAYHLARADGHGVTLVNIGVGPSNAKTICDHLAVLRPHCWLMVGHCGGLRQSQTIGDYVLAHAYLRQDHILDALVPPEVPIPALAEVQIALQQAAAEVTGEAGEMLKRRLRTGTVVTNDDRNWELRWSQERRRFNLSRAIAIDMESGTIAAQGYRLRVPYGTLLCVSDKPLHGEIKLPGAASAFYQRAVGEHLMIGLAALDILRGQKTSLHSRKLRSFDEPPFR; encoded by the coding sequence ATGCCCGAGCCGAAACCGCAGATCAGCGCGACCCCGGAAGAGGCGGTCGAGCGCCTCTCGGCCTTGTACGACGCCGCCGCGGACCGGCTGCGCGAGGCCGTCGCGCGCTTCGTCCACGGCGGCGAGCCGCCGACGGCCGAGGAGCGCGCGGCCTTCCGCTACCCGCGCCTGCGCATGCGCCACTCCGGGGACGGCGCCCCGCCGCGCACCGAGCGGGCCTACGCCAAGCTCCAGGTCACGGGCCTCTACGAGACGACGCTGACCCATCCCGCGCATTTCAGCGCCTACCTGCTGGAGCAGCTGCGCCCGCTCGTCTCCGACTACGGGGTGACGCTGGAGGTCGACCTGTCCGACCAGGAGATCCCCTATCCCTACGTGCTCGAGCGGGGCGACGAGCTCTCGCACGGGGTCGTCACCGCGAGCGATCTCGCCCAGCACTTCCCGACCCCGGCTCTGGCCGAGGTCGGCGACGAGGTGGCCGACGGGCTGTGGGACATCGACGACGGCACGCCGCGCCCGCTCGCTCTCTTCGACGCCGTGCGCGTCGACTACTCGCTGCGCCGGCTCGTGCACTACACCGGCGCCGACTGGCGGGCGGTGCAGCCCTGGATCCTGCTGACGAACTACCATCGCTACGTCGATCAGTTCGTGCAGTGGAGCCTCGCGGAGCTCGCCCGCGAGGGGAGCCCCTACACGCGCCTGACGCTCCCCGGCGGCATCGTGGTCGAGCGCGACGCGGCGGCGTCCGAGAGCGCCGAGGCGCTGATGGCGCGCTCGCCCTGGCACCGCTTCCAGATGCCGGCCTACCACCTCGCCCGCGCCGACGGGCACGGGGTGACGCTGGTCAACATCGGCGTCGGGCCGTCCAACGCGAAGACGATCTGCGATCACCTCGCCGTCCTGCGCCCGCATTGCTGGCTGATGGTCGGGCATTGCGGCGGCCTGCGCCAATCGCAGACCATCGGCGATTACGTGCTCGCCCACGCCTACCTGCGCCAGGACCACATCCTCGACGCGCTGGTGCCGCCCGAGGTGCCGATCCCGGCGCTCGCGGAGGTGCAGATCGCGCTGCAGCAGGCGGCGGCGGAGGTGACCGGCGAGGCCGGGGAGATGCTCAAGCGCCGGCTGCGCACGGGCACCGTCGTCACCAACGACGATCGGAACTGGGAGCTGCGCTGGAGCCAGGAGCGCCGGCGCTTCAACCTCTCGCGCGCCATCGCCATCGACATGGAGAGCGGCACCATCGCCGCCCAGGGCTACCGCCTGCGCGTGCCCTACGGCACGCTGCTCTGCGTCTCCGACAAGCCGCTCCACGGCGAGATCAAGCTCCCCGGCGCAGCCTCGGCCTTCTACCAGAGGGCGGTCGGCGAGCACCTGATGATCGGGCTCGCCGCCCTCGACATCCTGCGCGGCCAGAAGACCTCGCTGCATTCGCGCAAGCTGAGAAGCTTCGACGAGCCGCCGTTCCGGTGA
- the tsaA gene encoding tRNA (N6-threonylcarbamoyladenosine(37)-N6)-methyltransferase TrmO yields MGEGTDEGGARPGEERVALPERFDAGLYFIGRIRTPWTRREDCPKNAGASDALVTIELDPRWQAGLAELETCSHVIVLYWMDRAPRDLVVQKPAHYAHGRGTFALRSPARPNPIALSVAELIGIEGARLTLRGLDCLDGTPLLDLKPYFASVDAKPEAHVGWRESERGGAARN; encoded by the coding sequence ATGGGCGAGGGGACGGACGAGGGCGGCGCGCGCCCCGGCGAGGAGCGCGTCGCGCTTCCGGAGCGCTTCGACGCCGGCCTCTACTTCATCGGGCGAATCCGCACGCCCTGGACCCGCCGCGAGGACTGCCCGAAGAACGCGGGCGCGTCCGACGCCCTCGTGACGATCGAGCTCGACCCGCGCTGGCAGGCGGGCCTCGCCGAGCTCGAGACCTGCTCGCACGTGATCGTGCTCTACTGGATGGACCGCGCGCCGCGCGACCTCGTCGTCCAGAAGCCCGCGCATTACGCGCACGGGCGCGGCACCTTCGCCCTGCGCTCGCCCGCGCGGCCGAACCCGATCGCGCTCTCGGTGGCCGAGCTGATCGGCATCGAGGGTGCGCGCCTCACGCTTCGCGGGCTCGACTGCCTCGACGGCACGCCGCTCCTCGACCTGAAGCCCTACTTCGCCAGCGTCGACGCCAAGCCCGAGGCGCACGTCGGTTGGCGCGAGAGCGAGCGGGGCGGCGCTGCGCGCAATTGA
- a CDS encoding elongation factor G, producing the protein MSDRETVAGAARCVAIVGPFQSGKTTLLESLLERSGAVPRAGSVAAGTSVGDASREARGHAMSVEPNVASAEFLCESFSFVDCPGSVELSQDMRAALPACDAAIVVCEADERKIPALELILRELEEADIPRFLFLNKIDAAAQRVRETLALLQQASRTPLLLRQIPIWKDGIAVGFVDLALERAFIYREHAPSTVVDAADAAPPDVRDARFQMLERLADYDDALMEELLSDIEPPRDRVFDDLARELRERHVVPVLIGSAERGNGVTRLLKALRHEAPRLAETRARLGVAEEGPALAQVVATRHTSHGGKLSISRVLRGRFKEGDGVVTSRGADGRIAGISTVCGEATRRIGEAGEGALAAFAKLDAVETGESLQAGRERPATVATIVPPDPVHVRVLHVADRKDEAKLATSLAKLADEDPSLVVRQDPETGELRLAGQGEMHLRLAVERLRSRFGLDVDASPPAVAYRETVRSAVAARARHKKQTGGHGQFADVAISVAPLPRGEGFAFSDTITGGVVPKQWIPSVEAGARTALAHGPLGFPVVDVAVTLTDGGFHSVDSSDAAFQAAGRAAVVEALAKAGSVLLEPVMAVEIVAPSDTISKATQIVSGRRGQIQSYAPRPGWEGWDVLSALVPEAEMDGLIVELRSSTAGVGSYRARFDHLAELAGKPAQAVIGRAAS; encoded by the coding sequence ATGTCAGACAGAGAAACCGTCGCCGGCGCGGCACGTTGCGTCGCCATCGTCGGCCCTTTCCAATCCGGCAAGACCACTCTGCTCGAGAGCCTGCTGGAGCGATCCGGCGCCGTGCCGCGTGCCGGCTCCGTCGCCGCGGGCACCAGCGTCGGCGACGCCAGCCGCGAGGCTCGCGGCCACGCCATGAGCGTCGAGCCGAACGTCGCCTCGGCCGAGTTCCTCTGCGAGAGCTTCTCCTTCGTCGACTGCCCGGGCTCGGTGGAGCTGTCGCAGGACATGCGCGCCGCGCTCCCCGCCTGCGACGCGGCGATCGTCGTCTGCGAGGCCGACGAGCGCAAGATCCCGGCGCTCGAGCTGATCCTGCGGGAGCTCGAGGAGGCGGACATTCCGCGCTTCCTCTTCCTCAACAAGATAGACGCCGCCGCCCAGCGCGTGCGCGAGACGCTCGCGCTCCTGCAGCAGGCCTCGCGCACCCCGCTCCTGCTCCGCCAGATCCCGATCTGGAAGGACGGCATCGCCGTCGGCTTCGTCGACCTCGCGCTCGAGCGCGCCTTCATCTACCGCGAGCACGCGCCGAGCACGGTGGTCGACGCCGCCGACGCCGCCCCGCCGGACGTGCGCGACGCCCGCTTCCAGATGCTGGAGCGTCTCGCCGACTACGACGACGCGCTGATGGAGGAGCTCCTCTCGGACATCGAGCCGCCGCGCGACCGCGTCTTCGACGATCTCGCCCGCGAGCTGAGGGAGCGCCACGTCGTCCCCGTGCTGATCGGCTCGGCCGAGCGCGGCAACGGCGTCACGCGCCTGCTCAAGGCGCTGCGCCACGAGGCGCCGCGGCTCGCCGAGACCCGCGCGCGGCTCGGCGTCGCCGAGGAGGGGCCGGCGCTGGCCCAGGTGGTCGCGACGCGCCACACCAGCCACGGCGGCAAGCTGTCGATCTCGCGCGTCCTGCGCGGACGCTTCAAGGAGGGCGACGGCGTCGTCACCTCCCGCGGCGCGGACGGGCGCATCGCCGGCATCTCCACCGTCTGCGGCGAGGCCACCCGCCGCATCGGGGAAGCCGGCGAGGGAGCCCTCGCCGCCTTCGCCAAGCTCGACGCGGTGGAGACCGGCGAGAGCCTCCAGGCCGGGCGCGAGCGCCCCGCCACCGTCGCGACGATCGTTCCCCCGGACCCGGTCCACGTCCGTGTCCTCCACGTCGCCGACCGCAAGGACGAGGCGAAGCTCGCGACCTCGCTCGCCAAGCTCGCCGACGAGGACCCCTCGCTCGTCGTGCGCCAGGACCCCGAGACGGGCGAACTGCGCCTCGCCGGCCAGGGCGAGATGCATCTGCGCCTCGCGGTGGAGCGGCTGAGGAGCCGCTTCGGCCTCGACGTCGACGCGAGCCCGCCGGCCGTAGCCTATCGCGAGACGGTCCGCAGCGCCGTCGCCGCGCGGGCGCGGCACAAGAAGCAGACGGGCGGCCACGGTCAGTTCGCGGACGTGGCGATCTCCGTCGCGCCGCTGCCCCGCGGCGAGGGCTTCGCCTTCTCCGACACGATCACCGGCGGCGTGGTGCCCAAGCAATGGATCCCCTCCGTCGAGGCCGGGGCCCGCACCGCTCTGGCGCACGGGCCGCTCGGCTTCCCCGTCGTCGACGTCGCGGTGACGCTCACCGACGGCGGCTTCCACAGCGTCGACTCGTCGGACGCCGCCTTCCAGGCCGCGGGCCGCGCCGCCGTCGTGGAGGCGCTGGCCAAGGCCGGATCGGTGCTGCTCGAGCCGGTGATGGCGGTGGAGATCGTCGCGCCCTCCGACACGATCTCGAAGGCGACGCAGATCGTGTCGGGCCGCCGCGGGCAGATCCAGTCCTACGCGCCGCGTCCCGGCTGGGAGGGCTGGGACGTGCTCTCGGCCCTGGTGCCGGAGGCGGAGATGGACGGGCTCATCGTCGAGCTGCGCTCCTCCACCGCCGGCGTCGGCTCCTACCGCGCGCGCTTCGACCACCTGGCCGAGCTCGCCGGGAAGCCCGCCCAGGCGGTGATCGGACGCGCCGCGAGCTGA
- a CDS encoding DNA glycosylase AlkZ-like family protein — protein MIRIEAEAARRFVCERLGLAGPHWRDAAPLERLGMVQIDTIRIAGGRNHELALAARADVPVRAFDDAVARTFVEQHYPVHFVRRAWTPAFMRGMAHRAARFRIGDLDEAGHGAVEARVLARIAEHGPTKSSDFESARVPGGFDTLKATTVALERLYGAGRIQVAGRTRAFERLFDLTERLHPELASPEPAPLSDVEIAEQARAALEVLRLATPDALVARVQHHVGPWRADARRERIRAAVAAAREAIGAVPIPVVIDGEPVEHLVLAEDLDALRAASEGDAPARDEPMRIVPPLDNLLFDRARFERLFGRRFLFEAYKPRRERAFYFAMPLIHRARFAGIVDLRLVEGRKLLVDRLELAGDESLDDLRAALHRLAGLVGAERVGAHPRIPAPVRKAVIGRVAPVVD, from the coding sequence ATGATCCGGATCGAGGCGGAGGCGGCGCGGCGGTTCGTCTGCGAGCGCCTGGGGCTCGCGGGCCCGCATTGGCGCGACGCGGCGCCGCTCGAGCGGCTCGGGATGGTGCAGATCGACACGATCCGCATCGCCGGCGGGCGCAATCACGAGCTCGCGCTCGCCGCGCGCGCCGACGTGCCGGTGCGCGCCTTCGACGACGCCGTGGCACGGACGTTCGTCGAGCAGCACTACCCCGTCCACTTCGTGCGCCGGGCCTGGACCCCGGCCTTCATGCGCGGCATGGCGCACCGCGCCGCCCGCTTCCGCATCGGGGATCTCGACGAGGCGGGCCACGGCGCCGTCGAGGCGCGCGTCCTCGCCCGCATCGCCGAGCACGGGCCGACGAAGTCGAGCGATTTCGAGAGCGCGCGCGTGCCGGGCGGCTTCGACACGCTCAAGGCGACGACGGTGGCGCTGGAGCGGCTCTACGGCGCCGGGCGCATCCAGGTCGCCGGCCGCACCCGGGCCTTCGAGCGGCTGTTCGATCTCACCGAGCGGCTCCATCCGGAGCTCGCGTCGCCCGAGCCCGCGCCCCTCTCCGACGTCGAGATCGCCGAGCAGGCCCGCGCCGCACTCGAGGTGCTGCGCCTCGCCACGCCGGACGCGCTCGTCGCGCGGGTGCAGCATCACGTCGGCCCCTGGCGCGCCGACGCCCGGCGCGAGCGCATCCGCGCCGCGGTGGCGGCCGCGCGGGAGGCGATCGGGGCCGTGCCGATCCCTGTCGTGATCGACGGCGAGCCTGTGGAGCATCTCGTCCTCGCGGAGGATCTCGACGCCCTGCGCGCTGCGTCCGAGGGCGATGCGCCGGCCCGCGACGAGCCGATGCGCATCGTCCCGCCCCTGGACAACCTCCTGTTCGACCGCGCCCGCTTCGAGCGCCTGTTCGGCCGGCGCTTCCTGTTCGAGGCCTACAAGCCCAGGCGCGAGCGGGCCTTCTACTTCGCCATGCCGCTGATCCACCGCGCCCGCTTCGCCGGCATCGTCGACCTGCGCCTCGTCGAGGGCCGCAAGCTGCTGGTGGACCGGCTCGAGCTCGCGGGCGACGAGAGCCTCGACGACCTGCGCGCCGCCCTCCACCGCCTCGCCGGCCTCGTCGGCGCCGAGCGCGTCGGCGCGCATCCGCGGATCCCGGCGCCGGTGCGCAAGGCGGTGATCGGCCGGGTGGCTCCCGTCGTGGATTGA
- the hutU gene encoding urocanate hydratase: MTDPRRNARIVRAPRGPQLTARSWLTEAPLRMLMNNLDPEVAENPHELVVYGGIGRAARSWGDFDAIVAALTDLEGDETLLVQSGKPVGIFRTHADAPRVLIANSNLVPHWATWAHFNELDRKGLAMYGQMTAGSWIYIGTQGIVQGTYETFAEAGRQHYGGSLAGRWILTAGLGGMGGAQPLAAVMAGASCLAVECDPDRIDVRLRTRYLDERTDSLDEALAMVERWTKAGEARSVGLLGNAAEIVPELVRRGVRPDIVTDQTSAHDPINGYLPAGWTLAEWREKRESDPAAVEHAARASMRTHVEAMVAFWNAGVPTLDYGNNIRQVAKEEGLENAFAFPGFVPAYIRPLFCRGIGPFRWAALSGDPEDIHRTDAKVKELTPGDAHLHNWLDMARARIAFQGLPARICWVGLGMRDKLGLAFNEMVASGELKAPVVIGRDHLDSGSVASPNRETEAMKDGSDAVSDWPLLNALLNTASGATWVSLHHGGGVGMGFSQHAGMVICADGTEAAAKRIARVLWNDPATGVMRHADAGYEEALDCAREHGLRLPGILGG; the protein is encoded by the coding sequence ATGACCGATCCGCGCCGCAACGCCCGCATCGTCCGCGCGCCCCGCGGCCCGCAGCTCACGGCCAGGAGCTGGCTCACCGAGGCGCCGCTTCGGATGCTGATGAACAACCTCGACCCGGAGGTGGCCGAAAACCCGCACGAGCTCGTCGTCTACGGCGGCATCGGGCGCGCGGCCCGCAGCTGGGGCGATTTCGACGCCATCGTCGCGGCGCTGACGGATCTCGAGGGCGACGAGACGCTGCTCGTCCAGTCCGGCAAGCCGGTCGGGATCTTCCGCACCCACGCCGACGCGCCGCGGGTGCTGATCGCGAATTCCAACCTCGTGCCGCATTGGGCGACCTGGGCCCATTTCAACGAGCTCGACCGCAAGGGGCTCGCCATGTACGGCCAGATGACCGCCGGCTCTTGGATCTACATCGGCACGCAGGGGATCGTGCAGGGCACCTACGAGACCTTCGCCGAGGCCGGGCGCCAGCATTACGGCGGGAGCCTGGCGGGCCGCTGGATCCTCACCGCCGGCCTCGGCGGCATGGGCGGCGCGCAGCCGCTCGCCGCCGTGATGGCGGGCGCCTCCTGCCTCGCCGTCGAGTGCGACCCGGACCGCATCGACGTCCGCCTGCGCACCCGCTACCTCGACGAGAGGACGGACAGCCTCGACGAGGCGCTCGCCATGGTGGAGCGCTGGACCAAGGCGGGCGAGGCCAGGTCCGTGGGCCTCCTCGGCAACGCCGCCGAGATCGTGCCCGAGCTCGTGCGCCGGGGCGTGCGCCCCGACATCGTCACCGACCAGACCTCGGCGCACGATCCGATCAACGGCTACCTCCCCGCCGGCTGGACGCTCGCCGAGTGGCGCGAGAAGCGCGAGAGCGACCCCGCCGCCGTCGAGCACGCGGCGCGCGCGTCGATGCGCACGCATGTCGAGGCGATGGTGGCCTTCTGGAACGCGGGCGTGCCGACGCTGGATTACGGCAACAACATCCGCCAAGTAGCCAAGGAGGAGGGGCTCGAGAACGCCTTCGCCTTCCCGGGCTTCGTGCCGGCCTATATTCGCCCGCTCTTCTGCCGCGGCATCGGCCCCTTCCGCTGGGCCGCGCTCTCGGGCGACCCGGAGGACATCCACCGCACCGACGCGAAGGTGAAGGAGCTCACCCCGGGCGACGCGCACCTGCACAATTGGCTCGACATGGCCCGCGCGCGCATCGCCTTCCAGGGCCTGCCGGCGCGGATCTGCTGGGTGGGGCTCGGCATGCGCGACAAGCTCGGCCTCGCCTTCAACGAGATGGTGGCGAGCGGCGAGCTGAAGGCGCCGGTCGTCATCGGGCGCGACCACCTCGATTCGGGCTCCGTCGCCTCGCCCAACCGCGAGACCGAGGCGATGAAGGACGGCTCGGACGCCGTCTCCGACTGGCCGCTCTTGAACGCGCTGCTCAACACGGCGTCCGGCGCGACCTGGGTGTCGCTGCATCACGGCGGCGGGGTCGGCATGGGCTTCTCGCAGCATGCCGGCATGGTGATCTGCGCCGACGGCACCGAGGCGGCGGCGAAGCGGATCGCCCGCGTCCTGTGGAACGACCCCGCCACAGGCGTCATGCGCCACGCCGACGCCGGATACGAGGAGGCGCTCGATTGCGCCCGGGAGCATGGGCTGCGGCTGCCGGGCATTCTCGGAGGATGA